A genome region from Desulfovibrio legallii includes the following:
- the bioF gene encoding 8-amino-7-oxononanoate synthase — MDFAARLAAVKAAHLYRTPYLMESVQGREVVMDGRRVLLFCSNSYLGLNNRPEILRAAVRAVKAYGVGAGGSRLVSGNLRPHVRLEKLLARFKGSEAALLCNSGYTANAGAISALCGAGSHIFSDALNHASIVDGCRLARAHTVVYAHNDPADLEAKIRRERPREGLIVTDSVFSMDGDVARLPELARISRRYGLPLMVDDAHATGVLGATGRGSLEHFGLSHEDVPIVMTTLSKAVPSEGGAICGSRELCDLLRNTARPFIFTTALSPATVAAAHAGLAQIMAHPELVRRLRENTACMARNLRDLGLPAAADTPIFPILVGDEEKARRAGAALLRMGVFIPCIRYPTVARGAARLRLTVMAAHTEADLNYAAACIAKALHPRGEGI; from the coding sequence ATGGATTTCGCCGCCCGGCTGGCCGCCGTCAAGGCCGCTCACCTGTACAGGACGCCGTACCTGATGGAATCCGTCCAGGGGCGCGAGGTGGTTATGGACGGCCGCCGCGTGCTGCTGTTCTGTTCCAACAGCTATCTTGGCCTCAACAACCGGCCGGAAATCCTCCGCGCGGCCGTGCGGGCCGTGAAGGCCTATGGCGTGGGCGCGGGGGGTTCGCGGCTCGTTTCGGGCAACCTGCGGCCCCATGTCCGGCTGGAAAAGCTGCTGGCCCGCTTTAAGGGCAGCGAGGCCGCCCTGCTGTGCAACAGCGGTTATACGGCCAATGCGGGCGCCATCAGCGCCCTGTGCGGCGCGGGAAGCCACATCTTCAGCGATGCGCTCAACCACGCCAGCATTGTTGACGGCTGCCGCTTGGCGCGGGCGCACACCGTGGTCTACGCCCACAACGACCCCGCGGATCTGGAAGCGAAGATCAGGCGGGAGCGGCCGCGGGAGGGACTCATCGTCACCGATTCCGTGTTCAGCATGGACGGCGATGTGGCCCGCCTGCCGGAGCTGGCGCGCATCAGCCGCCGCTACGGCCTGCCCCTTATGGTGGACGACGCGCACGCCACCGGCGTTTTGGGGGCCACGGGACGGGGCAGCCTGGAGCATTTCGGCCTCAGCCATGAGGACGTGCCCATCGTCATGACCACGCTGAGCAAGGCCGTGCCCAGCGAAGGCGGCGCGATCTGCGGCTCGCGGGAGCTGTGCGACCTGCTGCGCAACACGGCCCGGCCCTTTATCTTTACCACTGCGCTTTCCCCCGCCACGGTGGCGGCCGCGCACGCGGGTCTGGCGCAGATCATGGCGCACCCTGAGCTGGTGCGCCGCCTGCGGGAAAACACGGCCTGCATGGCGCGCAACCTCAGGGATCTGGGCCTGCCCGCTGCCGCGGATACGCCGATCTTTCCTATCCTGGTGGGCGACGAAGAAAAGGCCCGTCGCGCCGGCGCGGCGTTGCTGCGCATGGGCGTCTTCATCCCCTGCATCCGTTACCCCACTGTGGCCCGGGGCGCGGCCCGGCTGCGGCTCACCGTCATGGCCGCGCATACGGAAGCGGATCTGAACTACGCCGCCGCCTGCATCGCCAAAGCCCTTCATCCGCGCGGCGAGGGCATCTGA
- a CDS encoding 6-carboxyhexanoate--CoA ligase → MAFSIKMRAEKGSRHVSGAERIVERAQAAAALEALARRALEHPNGEPDTLTLTVRAITLPILHLPPLPVLEPAVRDAAAARAVLAAELRRLGLDPERVLPLLYNVRPMRGAVLLHADSLQRLEPDQARGVRATCMDYVGNDGGGKRHMQEALCLATKVAHCPWIIGELCISDDPDYTIGYFAARGRGYVRIPHIKERGSEQGGRVFLFRGGADDVPRCIDYLERQPVMVELR, encoded by the coding sequence ATGGCATTCAGCATTAAAATGCGGGCCGAAAAAGGCTCGCGGCATGTTTCAGGGGCGGAGCGCATTGTGGAGCGCGCGCAGGCGGCGGCGGCCCTGGAGGCCCTGGCCCGGCGGGCCCTGGAACATCCCAACGGCGAACCCGACACCCTTACCCTGACTGTGCGGGCCATAACCCTGCCTATTCTTCACCTGCCGCCGCTGCCGGTGCTGGAGCCGGCGGTGCGCGACGCAGCTGCGGCGCGGGCCGTGCTGGCCGCGGAACTGCGGCGGCTGGGCCTGGACCCGGAGCGCGTCCTGCCCCTGCTCTATAACGTCCGGCCCATGCGCGGGGCCGTGCTGCTGCATGCGGACAGCCTGCAGCGGCTGGAGCCGGATCAAGCGCGCGGCGTGCGCGCCACCTGCATGGACTACGTCGGCAACGACGGCGGGGGCAAACGCCATATGCAGGAAGCCCTGTGCCTGGCCACCAAGGTGGCGCACTGCCCCTGGATTATTGGTGAATTGTGCATATCCGACGATCCGGACTACACCATCGGGTATTTTGCCGCGCGCGGGCGGGGCTATGTGCGCATCCCCCATATCAAGGAACGCGGGAGCGAACAGGGCGGGCGGGTGTTTCTTTTTCGGGGCGGTGCGGACGACGTGCCCCGCTGCATAGATTACCTTGAGCGGCAGCCCGTCATGGTGGAGCTGCGCTGA
- the rfbF gene encoding glucose-1-phosphate cytidylyltransferase: MKVVILCGGKGTRLREETSVKPKPMVEIGGRPVLWHIMSIYARFGFKDFILPLGYKGEVIKQYFHDYNMRNTDFTVDLKSGALTVYPNHVEDWRVTLCDTGQETLKGGRLKRVAKYIDTDRFMVTYGDGVADINLDQLIAFHQQSGCMGTFTGVRMPSRFGSVRTDAAGKILSWEEKPLLNEYINCGFFVFKREFLDYLSEDESCDLEKEPLQRLAAEGQLSMYPHPGQWQCMDTLRDSLFLNELWDSGRAFWA, translated from the coding sequence ATGAAAGTCGTCATCCTATGCGGCGGCAAGGGCACGCGCCTGCGCGAGGAAACCTCGGTCAAGCCCAAGCCCATGGTGGAAATCGGCGGACGCCCCGTGCTCTGGCACATCATGTCCATCTACGCCCGTTTCGGCTTCAAGGATTTTATCCTCCCCCTGGGCTACAAGGGGGAGGTCATCAAACAATATTTTCACGACTACAACATGCGCAACACGGACTTTACCGTGGATCTTAAAAGCGGTGCGCTTACGGTCTATCCCAACCATGTGGAGGACTGGCGGGTGACGCTCTGCGATACCGGGCAGGAAACCCTCAAGGGCGGCCGCCTCAAACGGGTAGCCAAATACATTGATACGGACCGCTTCATGGTCACTTACGGCGACGGCGTGGCGGATATCAACCTGGACCAGCTCATCGCCTTCCACCAGCAGTCTGGCTGCATGGGCACTTTTACGGGCGTGCGCATGCCCTCGCGCTTCGGCTCCGTGCGCACGGACGCCGCGGGCAAGATTCTTTCCTGGGAAGAAAAGCCCCTGCTCAACGAGTACATCAACTGCGGCTTCTTTGTCTTTAAGCGGGAGTTTCTGGACTACCTGAGCGAAGACGAAAGCTGCGACCTGGAAAAAGAACCCCTCCAGCGCCTGGCCGCCGAGGGGCAGCTTTCCATGTATCCCCATCCCGGACAGTGGCAGTGCATGGATACCCTGCGGGATTCGCTTTTCCTCAACGAGCTGTGGGATTCGGGCCGCGCCTTCTGGGCCTGA
- the rfbG gene encoding CDP-glucose 4,6-dehydratase, with the protein MFADAYKGRRVLVTGHTGFKGSWLAAWLTRLGAAVAGFADGVPTSPSHYEAMGLGAHLAADLRGDIRDREAMVRAVRQFRPEVVFHLAAQALVRKSYEDPAATFEANALGTLNMLEAVRACPDVRAVVMITSDKCYRNDEWVWGYRETDHLGGSDPYSASKGCAEIIAHSYFASFFKDGPACATVRAGNVIGGGDWAQDRIVPDCARAWAAGKPVRIRSPWATRPWQLVLEPLSGYLWLGARLLTGQNTPFDLRGQAYNFGPAADVNNTVAEVAAALGRHWPGFQCEMDAAGQAGMKECTLLKLCCDKALAHLGWKATLNFEETIRYTAEWYHSFYQGAGGKKPQHMLDFTLGQIAAYVNAAEQRGQVWVR; encoded by the coding sequence ATGTTTGCAGACGCATACAAAGGACGCCGGGTGCTGGTCACCGGGCACACGGGCTTCAAAGGTTCCTGGCTGGCGGCCTGGCTCACCCGCCTGGGCGCGGCGGTGGCGGGCTTTGCCGACGGCGTGCCCACCAGCCCCTCGCACTACGAGGCCATGGGCCTCGGCGCGCACCTGGCGGCCGACCTGCGCGGCGACATCCGCGACCGCGAGGCCATGGTCCGCGCGGTGCGCCAGTTCCGGCCCGAAGTGGTCTTCCACCTGGCGGCCCAGGCCCTGGTGCGCAAATCGTATGAAGACCCGGCAGCCACCTTCGAGGCCAACGCCCTGGGCACCCTGAATATGCTGGAGGCCGTGCGCGCCTGCCCCGACGTGCGCGCTGTGGTCATGATCACCTCCGACAAATGCTACCGCAACGACGAATGGGTCTGGGGCTACCGCGAAACCGACCACCTGGGCGGCAGCGACCCCTATTCCGCCTCCAAGGGCTGCGCCGAAATCATCGCCCATTCCTATTTTGCCAGCTTCTTCAAAGATGGCCCGGCCTGCGCCACCGTGCGCGCGGGCAACGTCATCGGCGGCGGGGACTGGGCCCAGGACCGCATCGTGCCGGACTGCGCCCGCGCCTGGGCCGCCGGCAAGCCCGTGCGCATCCGCAGCCCCTGGGCCACCAGGCCCTGGCAGCTGGTGCTTGAGCCGCTCTCCGGCTACCTCTGGCTGGGCGCGCGCCTGCTTACGGGGCAGAACACGCCCTTTGACCTGCGCGGCCAGGCCTACAACTTCGGCCCGGCAGCGGACGTCAACAACACGGTGGCCGAGGTGGCGGCCGCCCTGGGCCGGCACTGGCCGGGCTTCCAGTGCGAGATGGACGCCGCCGGCCAGGCGGGCATGAAGGAATGCACCCTGCTCAAGCTCTGCTGCGACAAGGCCCTGGCCCATCTGGGCTGGAAGGCCACCCTGAACTTTGAGGAAACCATCCGCTATACAGCGGAATGGTACCACAGCTTCTATCAGGGCGCAGGCGGCAAAAAGCCCCAGCATATGCTGGATTTCACCCTGGGGCAGATCGCGGCCTACGTCAACGCCGCCGAACAGCGCGGCCAGGTCTGGGTGCGCTGA
- a CDS encoding dTDP-4-dehydrorhamnose 3,5-epimerase — protein MHDAAPESLARDAGIADALLQPLGVIPTPGGPVLHMLRPGCALWPEGGRVGEVYFSEVLPGRVKAWKRHTRQTQRFAVPAGLLRIVLYDDRPGSPSEGALLEMLLGRPENYRLLCIPVGVWYGFTAMGAAPALICNCPDLPHDPTEGERLPQDTDRIPYRWSEEAAS, from the coding sequence ATGCACGACGCCGCTCCGGAAAGCCTGGCCCGCGACGCGGGCATTGCCGACGCCCTGCTCCAGCCCCTGGGCGTCATCCCCACCCCGGGCGGCCCGGTGCTGCACATGCTGCGGCCGGGCTGCGCCCTCTGGCCCGAGGGCGGCCGCGTGGGCGAGGTCTACTTTTCTGAGGTTCTGCCCGGCCGCGTCAAAGCCTGGAAGCGCCACACCCGCCAGACCCAACGCTTTGCCGTGCCCGCCGGGCTGCTTCGCATTGTGCTCTACGACGACCGGCCCGGCTCCCCCAGCGAGGGGGCCTTGTTGGAGATGCTCCTGGGGCGGCCGGAAAACTACCGGCTCCTGTGCATCCCCGTGGGCGTCTGGTACGGCTTTACCGCCATGGGCGCGGCCCCGGCCCTGATCTGCAACTGCCCGGACCTGCCCCACGACCCGACCGAAGGCGAACGCCTGCCGCAGGATACGGACCGCATCCCCTACCGCTGGTCAGAGGAGGCCGCGTCATGA
- a CDS encoding prenyltransferase, with protein MTCRALLRAAWQPRPADAPPLPPRAKFRAWRQACRPPFFITAAIPVLLALAFAFQTQGAVSPRQWGIWGLLLLGCFMGLTIANFANDLFDHILGVDGGDNIGGSRVIQSGLISPRQLSVALLLLTPATLAVGGLLICGAPAPLRPGLWAASLFAVASAVFYVAPPIRYGHRALGELFVCCNMGFIIVGASSVLLLGRFDPRSLALALPVGLMVAGVLYYQSLPEIDTDAAAGKRTLANCLGKPRAAFLFTLWWPTVWVLLGNLWAVGLAGWPVALALLTLPLYLRARAHIAAAGQGDWLPLDNHGALVRLCYLGSGLALIIGVAAA; from the coding sequence ATGACCTGCCGCGCCCTGCTGCGCGCCGCCTGGCAGCCCCGCCCGGCGGACGCGCCGCCGCTGCCCCCGCGCGCAAAGTTCCGCGCCTGGCGGCAGGCCTGCCGCCCGCCTTTTTTCATTACCGCGGCCATTCCCGTCCTCCTGGCCCTGGCCTTTGCCTTTCAGACGCAAGGCGCGGTAAGCCCCCGCCAGTGGGGCATATGGGGCCTTTTGCTGCTGGGCTGCTTCATGGGCCTGACCATCGCCAACTTCGCCAACGACCTGTTTGACCACATTCTGGGCGTGGACGGCGGGGACAATATCGGCGGCTCGCGCGTCATCCAGAGCGGGCTCATCAGCCCGCGTCAGCTCAGCGTGGCCTTGCTGCTGCTCACCCCCGCCACCCTGGCCGTGGGCGGCCTGCTCATCTGCGGCGCGCCCGCCCCGCTGCGGCCGGGGCTGTGGGCCGCAAGCCTGTTTGCCGTGGCCTCGGCCGTCTTTTATGTGGCCCCGCCCATCCGCTACGGCCACCGCGCCCTGGGCGAGCTTTTTGTCTGCTGCAACATGGGCTTCATCATTGTGGGCGCCAGCAGCGTTCTGCTGCTGGGGCGCTTCGATCCCCGCAGCCTGGCCCTGGCCCTGCCCGTGGGCCTTATGGTGGCGGGCGTGCTCTACTACCAGAGCCTGCCTGAAATCGACACGGACGCGGCCGCGGGCAAGCGCACCCTGGCCAACTGCCTGGGCAAGCCCCGCGCCGCCTTTTTGTTCACCCTCTGGTGGCCCACGGTCTGGGTTCTGCTGGGCAACCTCTGGGCCGTGGGCCTGGCGGGCTGGCCCGTGGCCCTGGCCCTGCTCACCCTGCCCCTGTACCTCCGGGCCCGCGCCCACATCGCCGCCGCCGGTCAGGGCGATTGGCTGCCCCTGGACAACCACGGCGCGCTGGTGCGCCTGTGCTACCTGGGCAGCGGCCTCGCCCTGATCATCGGCGTGGCCGCCGCCTGA
- a CDS encoding ATP-binding cassette domain-containing protein, giving the protein MSAPLVTVANVSLFLPGDASQTLVLHHISWTVERGRHCALLGPNGSGKSTLLRLLRGELWPAQGRILWHGPEGPEDAPLAGRAMTALVSPAQQENYQRQGWDLTGRDLLLTGFADTPLLYTAPQPAREEAVENMARRLQAQGLLERRMPTLSQGQLRLLLLGRALLRAPELLLLDECAEGLDSRRKAIFFDALEASAAHCTIVMTAHRPGQIPDWCAERRYVRQGRLLATPPADAAAADAAAAPSRPPAAVDPAALARADAATAAPNGTADAPLGRPLLDLENVTVFINRQEVLHQITWSLHRGEHWRIAGANGSGKSTLLRLLAGDEFVAAGGRLEYWLPGQGGAVNTLAQVRKGVRLVSDLSQALYGYTLTAGDMVCTGFDNSIGVYRRFTPAEQAEATRHMAFMFPEEDAAGLACLAGRSIRQLSTGQLRRLFLARALAGGPDVLLLDEPCSGLDAASRGRYLHLLDQLAARGLHLVFVSHHSEDAPLCINREARMEEGRLRVLL; this is encoded by the coding sequence ATGTCCGCACCGCTTGTCACTGTTGCAAACGTCAGCCTGTTCCTGCCCGGCGACGCCAGCCAGACCCTTGTCCTGCACCATATTTCCTGGACCGTGGAACGCGGCCGCCACTGCGCCCTGCTGGGGCCCAACGGTTCGGGCAAATCCACCCTCCTGCGGCTGCTGCGCGGCGAGCTTTGGCCCGCCCAGGGGCGCATCCTCTGGCACGGGCCCGAAGGCCCGGAAGACGCCCCCCTGGCCGGACGCGCCATGACGGCCCTGGTTTCCCCGGCCCAACAGGAAAATTACCAGCGCCAGGGCTGGGATCTTACGGGCCGCGACCTGCTGCTCACGGGCTTTGCCGATACCCCCCTGCTCTACACCGCGCCCCAGCCCGCCAGAGAAGAAGCAGTGGAAAACATGGCCCGCCGCCTCCAGGCCCAGGGCCTGCTGGAGCGGCGCATGCCCACCCTCTCCCAGGGCCAGCTGCGCTTGCTGCTGCTGGGCCGCGCCTTGCTGCGCGCCCCGGAGCTGCTCTTGCTGGACGAATGCGCCGAGGGCCTGGACAGCCGCCGCAAAGCCATCTTTTTTGATGCGCTGGAAGCCTCTGCCGCGCACTGCACCATTGTTATGACCGCCCACCGCCCCGGGCAGATCCCGGACTGGTGCGCGGAGCGCCGCTATGTGCGCCAGGGCCGCCTGCTCGCCACGCCCCCCGCCGACGCGGCCGCTGCGGACGCCGCTGCCGCGCCTTCCCGGCCGCCCGCCGCAGTTGATCCCGCCGCGCTCGCCCGCGCGGACGCCGCCACTGCAGCCCCCAACGGCACGGCCGACGCTCCTCTGGGGCGGCCGCTGCTGGATCTGGAAAACGTCACGGTTTTCATCAACCGGCAGGAAGTGCTCCACCAGATAACCTGGAGCCTGCACCGGGGCGAGCACTGGCGCATCGCCGGGGCCAACGGCTCCGGCAAATCCACCCTGCTGCGGCTCCTGGCGGGCGACGAATTTGTGGCCGCCGGGGGGCGGCTGGAATACTGGCTGCCCGGCCAGGGCGGCGCGGTGAACACTCTGGCCCAGGTGCGCAAGGGCGTGCGCCTGGTCTCCGACCTCTCCCAGGCCCTCTACGGCTATACCCTCACGGCCGGGGATATGGTCTGCACAGGTTTTGACAACAGCATCGGCGTTTACCGCCGCTTTACCCCGGCGGAACAGGCCGAAGCCACGCGCCACATGGCCTTCATGTTTCCGGAGGAAGACGCGGCCGGGCTTGCGTGCCTGGCGGGGCGCTCCATCCGGCAGCTTTCCACGGGGCAGCTGCGCCGTCTGTTCCTGGCCCGCGCCCTGGCCGGCGGGCCGGACGTCCTGCTGCTGGACGAGCCTTGCTCCGGCCTGGACGCCGCAAGCCGTGGCCGTTATCTGCACCTGCTGGACCAGCTGGCCGCCCGTGGCCTGCATCTGGTTTTTGTTTCCCATCACAGCGAAGACGCGCCCCTTTGCATCAACCGCGAAGCCCGCATGGAAGAAGGCAGGCTGCGCGTGCTGCTCTGA
- a CDS encoding translation initiation factor 2 → MRNMLACILVLGLATGGCAWFGGDTEQKDVPPAQPQEQAAAPAPAPEPPAPTKAGKKVDAKTAKAEKAAKAKAEKAAKTKAGKSAPKGETQIAAELDMVGHRLVAQASRTVVPSKAEKEVRQQGKDYVATYVDVDTSNVSTELRPGTKGQYVGFVRYHENVFECRGKSRKEALTASCEQVKSRRLNELIRYDGSSWQY, encoded by the coding sequence ATGCGTAACATGCTGGCTTGTATACTGGTTCTGGGGCTTGCCACCGGCGGCTGCGCCTGGTTCGGCGGCGATACTGAGCAAAAAGACGTTCCCCCTGCACAGCCTCAGGAGCAGGCGGCGGCCCCCGCCCCTGCCCCCGAACCCCCGGCGCCGACTAAGGCCGGCAAAAAGGTGGACGCCAAGACCGCCAAAGCGGAAAAAGCCGCCAAAGCCAAAGCGGAAAAAGCCGCTAAGACCAAGGCGGGCAAGTCCGCCCCCAAGGGCGAAACGCAGATTGCGGCGGAGCTGGACATGGTGGGCCATCGTCTGGTGGCCCAGGCTTCCCGTACCGTGGTGCCTTCCAAGGCTGAAAAGGAAGTGCGCCAGCAGGGCAAGGACTATGTGGCCACCTATGTGGATGTGGACACCAGCAACGTAAGCACGGAGCTGCGCCCCGGCACCAAAGGCCAGTATGTGGGCTTTGTGCGCTACCACGAAAATGTTTTTGAGTGCCGCGGCAAGTCCAGGAAGGAGGCGCTTACCGCTTCCTGCGAGCAGGTTAAGTCCCGGCGGCTCAACGAGCTGATCCGTTACGACGGCAGCTCCTGGCAGTACTAG
- a CDS encoding OmpA family protein, with protein MKSFRLLVLAAALVLSYAVAAAAAPACNKKIESFDFVVDYSGSMMMKNAQLKQDKIVVAKNVLQRVNAAIPALSYNGGLHTISPNSTIVAQGPWDRAAMAAGINKLRSGFQIFGRMTSMGNGLQAYEPFLSSMKRDAALILVTDGDNNRGTDLVEMARQLYASQRNLVVHIISLADTKNGEATIKQIAALNPNSIVVRGEELATSDAAVERFVLAVFCQDEDVIVLRGVHFAFNSYALDGKAMGILNEAAGLIKSNPNKRVILSGWTDWIGSDAYNMKLSQERANSVKNYLVKQGIPASRMTSIGRGKSFKYNNKTDEGRAMNRRTEISFE; from the coding sequence ATGAAATCATTTCGTCTTCTCGTTCTGGCGGCTGCACTTGTGCTGAGTTATGCCGTGGCCGCGGCGGCCGCACCCGCGTGCAACAAAAAAATTGAAAGCTTCGACTTCGTCGTGGACTACTCCGGCTCCATGATGATGAAAAACGCCCAGCTGAAGCAGGACAAAATCGTGGTGGCCAAAAACGTGCTCCAGCGCGTGAACGCGGCCATCCCCGCCCTGAGCTACAATGGCGGCCTGCACACCATTTCGCCCAACAGCACCATCGTGGCACAGGGCCCCTGGGACCGCGCCGCCATGGCCGCGGGCATCAACAAGCTGCGCAGCGGCTTCCAGATCTTCGGCCGCATGACCAGCATGGGCAACGGCCTGCAGGCCTATGAACCCTTCCTCTCCAGCATGAAGCGCGACGCCGCCCTCATCCTGGTCACTGACGGCGACAACAACCGCGGCACCGACCTGGTGGAAATGGCCCGCCAGCTCTACGCCAGCCAGCGCAACCTGGTGGTGCACATCATCTCCCTGGCCGACACCAAGAACGGCGAAGCCACCATCAAGCAGATTGCCGCTCTGAACCCCAACAGCATCGTGGTGCGCGGCGAAGAGCTGGCCACCAGCGACGCTGCCGTGGAGCGCTTCGTGCTGGCCGTGTTCTGCCAGGACGAGGACGTGATCGTGCTGCGCGGCGTGCACTTTGCCTTCAATTCTTACGCTCTTGACGGCAAGGCCATGGGCATCCTCAACGAAGCCGCCGGCCTCATCAAGTCCAATCCCAACAAGCGCGTGATCCTCTCTGGCTGGACCGACTGGATCGGCTCTGACGCTTACAACATGAAGCTCTCTCAGGAGCGCGCCAATTCCGTGAAGAACTACCTGGTGAAGCAGGGCATCCCCGCCAGCCGCATGACGTCCATCGGCCGCGGCAAGTCCTTCAAGTACAACAACAAAACCGACGAAGGCCGCGCCATGAACCGGCGCACCGAAATCTCTTTCGAGTAG
- the cbiD gene encoding cobalt-precorrin-5B (C(1))-methyltransferase CbiD, whose translation MKTALREGFTTGSAATGAALAALCLLREGSAPTEVEVPLPPFAPAPRPGRPAAACPETPGPEALVPAAPGPEASGDAQPHGWRTLPVAACGAGPAPELAALPLPPGRAAHAVVLKDGGDDPDATNGARITVTIIIEEATRMAAEQNAPAAAAAASGSGAPGDAQAFPPIRIDGGPGVGRVTLPGLPVPVGAAAINPVPRQQMEWALRHALSTRPGPRRPLTALVSVPEGAALAARTFNPRLGIVGGISILGTQGTVRPFSHAAWKATIAQGLEVALATGCPAVALSTGRRSERLLMARYPRLPPQAFVQAADFAAFSLKAAGALPGVDIIWGCFFGKLLKLAQGHAYTHARSADLDLTALAALCREHGATCAPAVARCTTAAQALELLLSEAAGPAVLRAATTKAAAVAAAFAGRPVRLHLFHTDGRELACL comes from the coding sequence ATGAAAACGGCGCTGCGCGAAGGCTTCACCACGGGCAGCGCCGCCACGGGCGCGGCCCTGGCGGCCCTGTGCCTGCTGCGCGAAGGCAGCGCCCCCACAGAGGTGGAGGTGCCCCTGCCCCCCTTTGCCCCCGCGCCCCGGCCTGGCCGCCCTGCCGCTGCCTGCCCGGAAACGCCTGGCCCGGAAGCGCTTGTCCCCGCCGCCCCTGGCCCGGAAGCGTCCGGCGATGCGCAGCCCCACGGCTGGCGCACCCTGCCCGTGGCCGCCTGCGGGGCCGGCCCCGCGCCGGAGCTGGCCGCCCTGCCGCTGCCCCCCGGACGCGCGGCCCACGCCGTAGTGCTTAAGGACGGCGGCGACGATCCGGACGCCACCAACGGCGCGCGCATTACCGTCACTATTATAATAGAGGAAGCCACAAGGATGGCGGCGGAACAGAACGCCCCGGCGGCCGCGGCGGCCGCGTCCGGGTCCGGCGCGCCTGGGGATGCGCAGGCTTTTCCGCCCATCCGCATTGACGGCGGGCCCGGCGTAGGCCGGGTCACGTTGCCGGGCCTGCCCGTGCCGGTGGGTGCGGCGGCCATCAATCCCGTGCCGCGCCAGCAGATGGAATGGGCCTTGCGCCACGCGCTGTCCACGCGCCCCGGCCCGCGCCGCCCCCTGACCGCGCTGGTGAGCGTGCCCGAAGGCGCGGCCCTGGCCGCGCGCACCTTCAATCCCCGGCTGGGCATTGTGGGGGGCATTTCCATCCTGGGCACGCAGGGCACGGTGCGCCCGTTCAGCCACGCCGCCTGGAAGGCCACCATCGCCCAGGGGCTGGAAGTGGCCCTGGCCACGGGCTGCCCCGCCGTGGCCCTGAGCACGGGGCGACGCTCCGAACGGCTGCTCATGGCCCGCTACCCCCGGCTCCCTCCCCAGGCCTTTGTGCAGGCGGCGGATTTTGCGGCCTTTTCTCTCAAAGCTGCCGGCGCGTTGCCGGGCGTGGACATTATCTGGGGCTGCTTTTTCGGCAAGCTGCTCAAGCTGGCCCAGGGCCATGCCTACACCCACGCCCGCAGCGCCGATCTGGACCTGACGGCCCTGGCCGCCCTGTGCCGGGAACACGGCGCAACCTGCGCCCCCGCCGTGGCCCGCTGCACCACAGCGGCTCAGGCCCTGGAGCTGCTGCTGTCCGAAGCCGCAGGCCCCGCCGTGCTGCGCGCCGCAACGACCAAAGCTGCGGCGGTGGCCGCCGCCTTTGCCGGCCGTCCCGTGCGGCTGCACCTTTTTCATACCGACGGCAGGGAGCTGGCATGCCTATGA